A part of Desulfobacter sp. genomic DNA contains:
- the proB gene encoding glutamate 5-kinase has translation MNDTQQFNTLSACKRIVVKVGSGVLTKENSLNLDVINSISNQICALHDKGLEVILVSSGAMAAGVTKIGLEKRPSETPKRQAVSAIGQAGLIREWEKALEHCGRKVAQILLTRGDLCDRVRYLNARNTINTLLEWKVLPIINENDTVAVKSLQFGDNDNLGAMITLLMGADLMINLTDIGGLFNKDPRVHEDAELLSEVKSLGKEVEAMAGKIAGPLGTGGMGTKISAAKKLTSAGIPMIIACGLTDNILLQIAANDFTGTYFVPRDSKQNSRKNWIGMTLQAKGQITIDNGARNAVVRQGKSLLPSGITRVQDYFEVGDPVEFISEDKKILGMGLVNYNASDILKIMGCKTSQIKERLGFRSYDEVIHRDNLVVTADPDTL, from the coding sequence ATGAACGACACCCAGCAATTTAATACCCTGTCCGCCTGTAAACGCATTGTGGTCAAAGTAGGCTCAGGGGTGCTGACCAAGGAAAACAGCCTGAACCTGGATGTGATCAACAGCATTTCCAATCAGATCTGCGCCCTCCACGACAAGGGCCTGGAGGTCATCCTGGTCTCCTCCGGGGCCATGGCCGCCGGGGTGACCAAAATCGGCCTTGAAAAAAGACCCTCGGAGACCCCCAAACGCCAGGCCGTTTCGGCCATCGGCCAGGCCGGCCTCATCCGGGAATGGGAAAAGGCCCTGGAGCACTGCGGCCGGAAGGTGGCCCAGATCCTGCTCACCCGGGGTGACCTCTGCGACCGGGTCCGCTACCTCAATGCCCGGAACACCATCAACACCCTCCTGGAATGGAAGGTGCTGCCCATCATCAATGAAAATGACACCGTGGCCGTGAAATCCCTTCAGTTCGGGGACAACGACAATTTGGGCGCCATGATCACCCTGCTCATGGGCGCCGATCTCATGATCAACCTCACGGACATCGGCGGCCTGTTCAATAAGGACCCGCGGGTCCACGAGGATGCCGAACTGCTCAGTGAGGTCAAAAGCCTGGGCAAAGAGGTGGAAGCCATGGCCGGAAAAATCGCAGGCCCCCTGGGCACCGGCGGCATGGGCACCAAAATTTCCGCCGCCAAAAAGCTGACCTCCGCCGGCATCCCCATGATCATCGCCTGCGGCCTCACCGACAATATCCTGCTGCAGATCGCCGCCAACGACTTCACCGGCACCTATTTTGTTCCCAGGGATTCAAAACAGAACTCCAGGAAAAACTGGATCGGCATGACCCTCCAGGCCAAGGGGCAGATCACCATCGACAACGGTGCCCGGAATGCAGTGGTCCGGCAGGGTAAAAGCCTGCTGCCCTCGGGCATCACCCGGGTCCAGGACTACTTTGAGGTGGGGGACCCTGTGGAATTTATCTCCGAGGACAAAAAAATTCTGGGCATGGGCCTGGTCAACTACAATGCCTCGGACATCCTGAAAATCATGGGCTGCAAGACCAGCCAGATCAAAGAGCGACTGGGATTCAGATCCTATGACGAGGTCATCCACCGGGACAACCTGGTGGTCACCGCGGATCCGGACACCCTGTAA
- a CDS encoding sigma 54-interacting transcriptional regulator: MVHSDTEFFHQASMKICGSLDSDLMLTQCRRFLKAYLPVDSIVMGFYDHEKRELHRVSRAEPQDDEDMLSDLIYVPEKVAGFFKEKQESLNAVSISNAPADNPAVYEWSRSIGMPEGSFMSMDLSLDNVHIGFITLFSRGFDRYTCEHGRLLFLLHAPFSVALNNVLQHRELANLKDRLRDDNRYLNRQLQRRAGDEIIGGDSGLKKVMKLVDKVASLSSQVLLLGETGVGKEVIANAIHRLSPRSDRPFIKVNCGAIPENLIDSELFGHEKGAFTGAGGRKRGRFERAHTGTLFLDEIGELPLQAQVRLLRVLQNREIERVGGQESISVDIRIIAATHRNLEKMVAEGTFREDLWFRLNVLPITIPPLRERIGDIPDLASYFIRKKAREMNFDHIPAPGPGLIDALRQNPWKGNIREFENTIERAMIRHMGEPQDRPLRLGAPLGDNVEAVIEPGSGETGPFPSLDQATATHIRKAMALTKGRIQGKEGAAAILGIHPSTLRCRMKKLGIPFGRSEKY; the protein is encoded by the coding sequence ATGGTACATAGCGATACGGAATTTTTTCACCAGGCATCAATGAAAATATGCGGCAGTCTGGATTCGGACCTGATGCTGACCCAGTGCAGGCGGTTTTTAAAGGCCTATCTGCCGGTGGACAGCATTGTCATGGGGTTTTATGATCATGAAAAACGAGAACTTCACCGGGTTTCCAGAGCCGAACCCCAGGATGACGAGGATATGTTGTCGGATCTGATCTATGTTCCGGAAAAGGTCGCCGGATTTTTCAAGGAGAAACAGGAGAGCCTCAATGCGGTTTCCATTTCAAATGCGCCGGCGGATAACCCGGCGGTGTATGAATGGTCCCGCTCCATAGGCATGCCGGAAGGTTCTTTCATGTCCATGGATCTTTCTCTGGATAATGTCCACATTGGATTTATCACCCTTTTTTCCAGGGGATTTGACCGCTATACCTGTGAACATGGCCGACTACTCTTCCTTCTACACGCCCCTTTTTCAGTTGCATTGAACAATGTGCTCCAGCACCGGGAACTGGCCAATCTCAAAGACCGGCTCAGGGACGACAACCGATACCTGAACCGGCAACTCCAGCGTCGGGCCGGAGATGAGATCATCGGCGGAGACTCCGGCCTGAAAAAAGTGATGAAACTGGTGGACAAGGTTGCTTCCCTGTCCAGCCAGGTCCTGTTACTGGGAGAGACGGGTGTGGGCAAGGAGGTTATTGCCAACGCCATCCACCGCCTTTCCCCCCGGTCCGACCGACCTTTTATCAAGGTCAACTGCGGCGCCATTCCCGAGAATCTCATTGACAGCGAGCTTTTCGGCCATGAAAAGGGGGCCTTTACCGGTGCGGGAGGGCGAAAGCGCGGTCGGTTTGAACGGGCCCATACAGGCACCCTTTTCCTGGATGAAATCGGAGAACTGCCCCTCCAGGCCCAGGTAAGGCTGCTGAGGGTGCTCCAGAACCGGGAAATTGAGCGGGTCGGCGGACAGGAATCCATTTCAGTGGATATCCGCATCATTGCCGCCACCCATCGGAACCTGGAAAAGATGGTGGCAGAAGGGACATTTAGGGAGGATTTATGGTTCCGTCTCAATGTGCTGCCCATTACCATCCCGCCCCTGAGGGAAAGAATCGGGGATATACCCGACCTGGCCAGTTATTTTATCCGGAAAAAGGCCAGGGAGATGAATTTTGACCATATCCCCGCTCCCGGGCCGGGACTCATTGATGCGCTGAGGCAGAATCCTTGGAAGGGCAATATCCGGGAGTTTGAAAACACCATTGAACGGGCCATGATCCGGCATATGGGAGAACCCCAGGATCGTCCCCTGCGCCTGGGGGCGCCGCTAGGGGATAATGTGGAGGCGGTCATTGAACCTGGAAGCGGGGAAACTGGGCCGTTTCCAAGCCTTGACCAAGCCACGGCCACTCATATCCGAAAGGCCATGGCCCTGACAAAAGGCCGGATCCAGGGCAAAGAGGGGGCTGCCGCCATTTTGGGTATCCATCCTTCCACCCTGAGATGCCGGATGAAAAAATTGGGCATTCCCTTCGGCCGGTCTGAGAAATACTAA
- a CDS encoding DEAD/DEAH box helicase — translation MKSLSDAYIRDTLADSPMIFDRGKQTCENGSYFLSERDRATRDFVYEFDGRFGQYTTRVEFLETKIRASCTCPYPGRGCRHVVAAALNARELLLKPRVQQELFPDTADPYLSGNDIRELALAERKERAATENFTPIRGDMFTGDHKVISKERRTYTVCLHDPANARGHCSCPDYLTNGLGTCKHIIFMAGYLKSEPGFKAQVATESLPFTDIFWDSNAQAPRLFPPGPKGRPGDLKPALDKYFDDSGNFTGQDISLVMGLMLRLHGDRRVRIRENLLKRVDHRLQALQQAKMEGRPRPQVSLPRPLYPFQKEGVDFGTLKTGVLIADEMGLGKSAQAVATALNKCETFGFSKVLVITLASLKPKWRQEIEAMSRKKARIIQGPPAQRRSGYLKNEQFKISHYEAVVRDAAAITEMNPDIIILDEAQRIKNFSTRTAETVKRLPKKHAVVLTGTPLENKPEDLYSIVQFLDPYKFTPLWQFSADHYRITREAKNKIAGYKNLAGLREKLRDILIRRTWDEVSDQLPPTVTSTYYIDLAPEQRQRHRACAARLGEILARRILTDMDMEQIRTQVLTMRMAANSTYLLDRETQISPKLRELAAIVDEVVVQNKRKMVIFSEWTAMTFLIARRLSEAGIGFVEASGKVGAPRRRELVRRFTRSHDCPVFLTTDAGSRGQDLSAARCMVNVELPWTPAQAAGRLARLTPAAGDEGEESRPCHIINLIGAGSIEEGIARGLADDPDLFTALFGTNDTKENDSETERRDLADRLDDILGPELLPRSVVPDDKEIPDDNPYFGFPETMAGQDQAPAAPSGLVADPEKLEHVLNAGLDFMAGLVEMATGEPGRPMADREIKIDPDTGRISLSFNIRKPSKE, via the coding sequence ATGAAATCTTTATCCGATGCCTATATCCGCGACACCCTTGCCGACTCCCCCATGATCTTTGACCGGGGAAAACAAACCTGTGAAAACGGCTCCTATTTTCTCTCGGAACGGGACCGGGCGACACGGGACTTTGTCTATGAGTTTGACGGCAGATTCGGCCAATACACCACCCGGGTCGAATTCCTTGAAACCAAAATCAGGGCCTCATGCACCTGCCCCTATCCGGGCCGGGGCTGCCGCCATGTGGTGGCTGCGGCCCTCAATGCCCGTGAGCTGCTGCTCAAGCCCCGGGTCCAGCAGGAACTCTTTCCCGATACGGCGGATCCCTACCTCTCCGGAAACGACATCCGGGAACTGGCCCTTGCGGAGAGAAAAGAGCGGGCCGCAACGGAAAATTTCACCCCGATCCGGGGAGACATGTTCACCGGGGACCACAAGGTGATCTCAAAGGAGAGGCGCACCTATACGGTATGCCTCCATGATCCCGCAAATGCCCGGGGCCACTGCTCCTGTCCGGATTACCTCACCAACGGCCTGGGCACCTGCAAACACATCATTTTCATGGCCGGATATCTGAAATCCGAGCCCGGATTCAAGGCCCAGGTAGCGACCGAGTCCCTGCCATTCACCGATATATTCTGGGATTCAAACGCCCAGGCCCCCAGGCTCTTTCCCCCCGGCCCCAAGGGCAGGCCCGGAGACCTCAAACCGGCCCTGGACAAATACTTTGATGACAGCGGAAACTTCACCGGGCAGGATATCTCCCTGGTCATGGGCCTGATGCTCAGGCTCCACGGCGACCGGCGGGTCCGCATCCGGGAAAACCTGCTCAAACGGGTGGACCACCGCCTCCAGGCGCTGCAGCAGGCCAAAATGGAAGGCCGGCCCCGGCCCCAGGTCAGCCTGCCCCGCCCCCTCTATCCCTTCCAGAAAGAAGGGGTGGACTTCGGGACACTAAAAACAGGCGTGCTCATCGCCGATGAAATGGGCCTGGGCAAAAGCGCCCAGGCCGTGGCAACAGCCTTGAACAAATGCGAAACCTTTGGATTTTCCAAGGTGCTGGTCATCACCCTGGCCTCCCTGAAGCCCAAATGGAGACAGGAAATAGAAGCCATGTCCAGAAAAAAGGCCCGGATCATCCAGGGCCCGCCGGCCCAACGCAGGTCAGGCTATCTTAAAAACGAACAGTTCAAAATCAGCCACTACGAAGCCGTTGTCAGGGATGCCGCAGCCATCACGGAAATGAACCCGGACATCATCATCCTGGACGAGGCCCAGCGCATCAAAAACTTTTCCACCCGCACCGCGGAAACCGTGAAGCGGCTGCCCAAAAAACATGCCGTGGTCCTCACGGGCACCCCCCTGGAAAACAAGCCCGAAGACCTCTACTCCATTGTCCAATTCCTGGATCCCTATAAATTCACCCCCCTATGGCAGTTTTCCGCCGACCATTACCGCATCACCAGGGAGGCAAAAAACAAAATCGCCGGATATAAAAACCTGGCCGGCCTCAGGGAGAAACTCAGGGATATCCTCATCCGGCGAACCTGGGACGAGGTCAGCGACCAACTGCCCCCCACCGTCACCAGCACCTATTATATCGACCTTGCCCCGGAACAGCGGCAGCGGCACAGGGCCTGTGCCGCCCGCCTGGGAGAAATCCTGGCCCGCAGAATTCTCACGGACATGGACATGGAACAGATCCGGACCCAGGTGCTGACCATGCGCATGGCCGCCAACTCCACCTACCTGTTGGACCGCGAAACCCAGATTTCCCCGAAACTGAGGGAACTGGCGGCCATCGTCGACGAGGTGGTGGTTCAAAACAAACGGAAAATGGTGATTTTCAGTGAATGGACCGCCATGACCTTTTTGATTGCCCGCCGCCTCTCAGAAGCCGGCATCGGATTCGTTGAAGCCTCGGGCAAGGTCGGCGCCCCCCGGCGCAGGGAGCTGGTCCGGCGGTTCACCCGGTCCCATGACTGCCCGGTATTTCTCACCACAGATGCCGGCAGCAGGGGACAGGACCTTTCCGCAGCCCGGTGCATGGTTAACGTGGAACTGCCGTGGACTCCGGCCCAGGCCGCCGGCAGACTCGCCCGGCTGACACCTGCCGCCGGGGACGAAGGGGAGGAAAGCCGGCCCTGCCACATCATCAACCTCATCGGCGCCGGCAGCATCGAAGAAGGCATCGCCAGGGGGCTGGCCGATGATCCGGACCTTTTCACCGCCCTGTTCGGAACGAACGATACCAAGGAAAACGACTCTGAGACAGAACGGCGGGATCTGGCCGACCGGCTGGATGATATCCTGGGCCCGGAACTGCTGCCCCGCAGCGTTGTTCCAGATGACAAAGAGATACCTGATGACAATCCGTATTTCGGATTTCCCGAGACCATGGCCGGACAGGACCAGGCCCCCGCCGCCCCTTCAGGGTTGGTGGCTGATCCGGAGAAACTGGAACACGTGCTTAACGCAGGACTGGATTTTATGGCAGGGCTTGTGGAAATGGCAACGGGGGAGCCGGGCCGCCCAATGGCAGACAGGGAGATCAAAATTGACCCGGACACGGGGCGGATCAGCTTGTCCTTCAATATCCGCAAGCCATCAAAAGAATAG
- a CDS encoding transporter substrate-binding domain-containing protein — protein MKKHLGLIVLVVCLWMPFNTGTADTTITMAIGEWAPFTSQIDPDGKLAEVLVREIYTQEGIKVRYTYFPWKRSFKLTKIGDYAATFPWRKTEERKPDFYFPKEILYKEKEVFFHLKTLDFKWEDDEDLKNYTIGGVLGYAHVQHLKAKGLVLDVTSSDAQNFKKLLAGRIDLFSCSFVVGYNLINRLFPPSKAALFTNHPKPLLQEPMYLMISKKIPNGRELAEKFDLGIQKLKASGRYQQIFDTFMGTE, from the coding sequence ATGAAAAAGCATCTTGGCTTGATTGTCCTTGTTGTCTGCCTCTGGATGCCCTTTAACACTGGCACCGCAGATACCACCATTACCATGGCAATCGGAGAATGGGCCCCTTTCACCTCCCAAATAGACCCGGACGGCAAGCTTGCCGAAGTTCTGGTTCGGGAGATTTATACCCAGGAAGGCATCAAGGTGAGGTATACGTATTTCCCATGGAAACGGTCATTTAAACTGACGAAAATAGGTGACTATGCCGCCACGTTTCCCTGGCGGAAGACCGAGGAAAGAAAGCCGGATTTTTATTTTCCCAAAGAAATTCTCTACAAAGAAAAAGAGGTGTTTTTTCATCTGAAGACCCTTGATTTTAAATGGGAAGACGATGAAGATCTGAAAAATTATACAATCGGAGGGGTGCTGGGATATGCCCATGTTCAACACCTGAAGGCCAAGGGCCTGGTTCTGGATGTGACGTCTTCAGATGCGCAGAATTTTAAAAAACTGCTGGCCGGCAGAATTGATCTGTTCTCTTGCTCGTTTGTTGTGGGGTATAACCTGATCAACAGGCTGTTCCCCCCCAGCAAAGCCGCCCTGTTCACCAACCATCCCAAGCCGTTGCTCCAAGAACCCATGTATCTCATGATTTCCAAAAAGATCCCCAACGGCCGGGAACTGGCTGAGAAGTTTGATCTGGGCATTCAGAAACTGAAAGCATCGGGACGGTACCAGCAGATATTTGATACATTCATGGGAACCGAATAG
- the qmoC gene encoding quinone-interacting membrane-bound oxidoreductase complex subunit QmoC, with amino-acid sequence MTSAAFIEPDLDFIAQLNAGTGLNMKKCYQCATCSVACSLSHDDQPFPRKEMIYASWGLKDRLIANPDIWLCYNCGDCSDLCPRDARPGDVLSTLRKIAIRTYSKPARFHSLVNDPKKLHWLFIIPALIILGMGLLTGQMNLNPEGNRIVFAHFFPVVLIEMIFIPLSAGVAIVFFLGIRRFLSDMRSTYRRLGKGDPGALVPGQFLRVLIRELPAIIRHERFTSCSENKSRKISHMMVSFSFASLAFVAGAFVFALYVLNSHGPYAQANPVKILANISGIALIAGSLLLIRERRAAQRQTSGWFDWYLLGLALFLGLTGMLTQLLRLGDIPWAAYSMYFIHLIFAFNLIAFLPYTKLAHLVYRTLGVAYYHYAKEKLPPRKS; translated from the coding sequence ATGACCTCTGCCGCTTTCATCGAACCGGACCTGGATTTTATTGCCCAGCTCAACGCCGGAACAGGACTGAACATGAAAAAATGTTATCAATGCGCCACCTGCTCCGTGGCCTGTTCCCTGTCCCATGACGACCAACCCTTTCCCCGCAAAGAGATGATCTATGCGTCCTGGGGGCTCAAGGACCGGCTGATTGCCAATCCCGATATCTGGCTCTGCTACAACTGCGGCGACTGCTCGGATCTATGCCCCAGGGATGCCCGCCCCGGGGATGTTCTCTCCACCCTGAGGAAAATCGCCATCCGGACCTATTCAAAACCAGCCCGCTTCCACAGCCTGGTCAACGATCCTAAAAAGCTTCACTGGCTGTTCATCATCCCCGCCCTGATTATTTTGGGAATGGGGCTGCTCACCGGGCAGATGAACCTGAATCCAGAAGGGAACCGCATTGTATTCGCCCATTTTTTCCCGGTGGTCCTGATCGAAATGATCTTCATTCCCCTGTCCGCTGGCGTGGCCATTGTATTTTTTCTGGGGATCCGCCGCTTCCTTTCGGACATGCGATCCACCTACCGGCGGTTGGGTAAGGGAGACCCGGGCGCCCTGGTTCCCGGGCAGTTCCTCAGGGTGCTGATCCGGGAGCTTCCCGCCATTATCCGCCACGAGAGATTTACCAGCTGCTCGGAAAACAAAAGCCGGAAAATTTCCCATATGATGGTATCCTTTTCATTTGCCAGCCTGGCCTTTGTGGCCGGGGCGTTTGTCTTCGCCCTATACGTTCTCAACAGCCACGGCCCCTATGCCCAGGCCAACCCGGTAAAAATACTGGCTAATATATCCGGAATCGCCCTCATTGCCGGCAGCCTGCTTCTGATCCGGGAACGCCGGGCGGCACAGCGGCAGACCAGCGGATGGTTCGACTGGTACCTGCTGGGGCTGGCCCTGTTCCTGGGACTGACAGGCATGCTGACCCAGTTGCTGCGGCTTGGAGATATCCCCTGGGCCGCCTATTCCATGTATTTCATCCACCTGATCTTCGCCTTTAATCTCATCGCCTTTCTCCCCTATACCAAGCTGGCCCATCTGGTTTACCGGACCCTCGGGGTGGCCTATTATCACTATGCAAAGGAGAAACTGCCACCCCGCAAATCCTGA
- a CDS encoding TetR/AcrR family transcriptional regulator: MTPPQKTVQPKGTRREVQKAETRALILESARALFSSLDYDSVTIRGVAAQAGIGIGTIYKHFPNKLSLLAAAFSDDLKLLYREAMATVPESRPFRDQFIHISKRFFVFYTTHVSLSRAYLSHLFFYEKEWLGQINAFDEAYAEKMAELIRSAQARGEIRPEKDPDTLALALMSNYFFVLVNCFLRDRMGDPGQMAGQLSTLIDQTLN, encoded by the coding sequence ATGACGCCACCCCAAAAAACCGTTCAGCCCAAAGGCACCCGGAGAGAAGTCCAGAAGGCCGAAACACGGGCCCTGATCCTGGAAAGTGCCAGGGCCCTTTTCAGCAGCCTGGATTATGACAGCGTTACCATCCGCGGAGTGGCGGCCCAGGCTGGCATCGGTATAGGAACAATATATAAACACTTCCCCAACAAACTTTCACTTCTGGCCGCAGCCTTTTCCGATGACCTGAAACTCCTGTACCGGGAGGCCATGGCCACGGTTCCCGAATCCCGGCCCTTCCGGGACCAGTTTATCCATATTTCAAAACGGTTTTTCGTCTTTTACACCACCCATGTATCCCTGTCCCGGGCCTACCTCAGCCATCTTTTTTTCTATGAAAAGGAATGGCTGGGTCAAATCAACGCCTTTGACGAAGCCTACGCCGAAAAAATGGCCGAACTGATCCGGAGCGCCCAGGCCAGGGGTGAAATCCGGCCGGAAAAGGACCCAGACACCCTGGCCCTGGCCCTGATGTCCAACTACTTCTTTGTCCTGGTCAACTGCTTTCTGCGGGATAGGATGGGAGACCCCGGCCAGATGGCGGGACAACTGTCAACCCTCATCGACCAGACCCTTAATTAG
- a CDS encoding YchJ family protein has protein sequence MKIELCPCASGKPYGNCCGPFVEGLAHAPAPEALMRSRYTAFCLKNSDYLMATLAPEKRMGQEERLRQELTQTMAAIQWLGLAVIKVGPAGEDRGNVEFAAFFEQAGVFGQLHERSAFIRVGERWFYRDGEILEPVPLPRNQPCVCGSGKKFKRCHGRSL, from the coding sequence ATGAAGATAGAACTCTGCCCCTGCGCCAGTGGCAAGCCCTATGGGAACTGCTGCGGCCCCTTTGTTGAGGGCCTGGCCCATGCACCGGCACCCGAGGCGCTGATGCGGTCCAGGTATACGGCCTTCTGCCTTAAAAATTCCGATTACCTCATGGCCACCCTGGCCCCGGAAAAGCGGATGGGACAGGAGGAGCGGCTTCGGCAGGAATTAACACAAACCATGGCGGCCATCCAATGGCTGGGGCTGGCAGTGATTAAGGTCGGCCCGGCAGGCGAAGACAGGGGGAATGTTGAATTCGCCGCTTTTTTTGAGCAGGCCGGTGTCTTTGGCCAGCTCCACGAGCGGTCGGCCTTTATCCGGGTAGGGGAGAGGTGGTTCTACCGGGACGGGGAGATTCTGGAACCGGTGCCCCTGCCCAGGAACCAGCCCTGCGTCTGCGGCAGCGGAAAAAAGTTTAAGCGGTGCCACGGCAGATCCCTATGA
- a CDS encoding LysE family translocator: MNQYTFMGMVLGLSAGLAPGPLLTLVVSQTLARGRGAGVRVALAPLVSDLPIVGLSLAVLSRLSDFNPVLGLISLAGGIVILKMGIEGIRTAGGETDREDGGGPLIKGVLVNLLSPHPYIFWLTVGAPATVRAWENTPVDAAGFIAGFYCLLIGSKIGLALAAARTRSFMRGRIYLYTMKGLGLVLCGLALALVREGAGLLGWI; the protein is encoded by the coding sequence ATGAACCAATATACATTCATGGGGATGGTGCTGGGGCTGTCTGCCGGTCTTGCGCCTGGCCCTCTGCTGACCCTGGTGGTTTCCCAGACCCTGGCCCGGGGACGGGGGGCGGGCGTCAGGGTGGCTCTGGCGCCCTTGGTGTCGGACTTGCCCATTGTTGGCCTGTCGCTGGCCGTGCTGTCACGATTGTCTGACTTTAATCCGGTGCTTGGTTTGATTTCCCTGGCCGGCGGGATCGTGATTTTGAAGATGGGGATTGAAGGGATCAGGACGGCAGGGGGAGAAACGGATAGGGAAGACGGCGGCGGGCCTCTGATCAAAGGGGTGCTGGTTAACCTTCTCTCCCCCCATCCCTATATTTTCTGGCTCACGGTGGGAGCACCGGCAACGGTCCGGGCCTGGGAGAACACCCCGGTGGATGCTGCCGGGTTTATAGCGGGGTTTTACTGCCTGCTCATCGGTTCCAAGATCGGCCTTGCATTGGCCGCTGCCCGGACCCGCTCTTTTATGAGGGGGAGGATTTACCTGTATACCATGAAGGGGTTGGGGCTGGTGCTCTGCGGTCTGGCCCTTGCCCTTGTCCGGGAAGGGGCGGGCCTGCTGGGCTGGATATAA
- the pspC gene encoding envelope stress response membrane protein PspC, producing MRHYKRHGRGGFRQDRSGFGGNYGRFRDQFKNGVRSRVDVLAATDGIYRSRNGILMGVCRGLAEHFSFSVFWVRALVFIAFLFTGFWPVGIIYLAAGLLLKPEPVIPLENDTDQEFYQSYTTSRSSAIQRIKRKFENIDRRIQRMEDTVTSREFDY from the coding sequence ATGAGACATTATAAACGACACGGACGCGGCGGGTTCAGGCAGGACCGCAGCGGTTTCGGCGGCAATTACGGCCGGTTCCGGGACCAGTTTAAAAACGGCGTCAGAAGCCGGGTGGATGTTCTGGCTGCCACCGACGGCATCTACCGGTCCAGAAACGGCATTCTCATGGGTGTCTGCCGGGGCCTGGCCGAGCATTTCAGCTTCAGCGTTTTCTGGGTGCGGGCCCTTGTATTCATCGCCTTTTTGTTCACCGGATTCTGGCCCGTGGGGATCATCTACCTGGCAGCCGGCCTTCTTTTGAAGCCCGAGCCGGTGATTCCTTTGGAAAACGACACGGACCAGGAATTCTACCAGTCCTACACCACGTCCAGATCCTCGGCCATCCAGCGGATCAAGCGCAAATTCGAGAATATCGACCGTAGAATCCAGCGCATGGAAGATACGGTCACCTCAAGGGAATTTGACTACTAA
- a CDS encoding phage-shock protein yields MHGVFFVLTCIGGAILLLATLGLIIIGIIRAAKTGGISRKEQASHAEETKMIQDIFNGLSKMEERVEALETILIERRKKDL; encoded by the coding sequence ATGCACGGCGTATTTTTTGTACTAACCTGTATCGGAGGGGCCATCCTCCTGCTCGCCACCTTGGGGCTGATCATCATTGGAATTATCCGGGCGGCAAAAACCGGCGGCATTTCCAGAAAAGAACAGGCGTCCCATGCTGAGGAAACCAAGATGATCCAGGACATTTTCAATGGATTGTCAAAAATGGAAGAGCGGGTGGAAGCCCTGGAAACCATCCTCATCGAACGCCGTAAAAAAGACCTGTAG
- the pspA gene encoding phage shock protein PspA has protein sequence MGIFTRFRDIVSSNINAMLDKAEDPEKLIKLMIREMEDTLIELKSACAGSIANQKKVERLLEDTRDREDFWSQKAELAVGKGRDDLARQALVEKRRFTQRADAVDEELSDLSAIVEQYRDDIQELETKLKSAREKQRLLVQRHIRAQRKKKAREEIRRVDSSEVMQKFEEMENNIERMEAEADLVNYGKKSSLEEAFEDLAADDDIEKELSALKSSQSPKDDDTTKA, from the coding sequence ATGGGAATTTTTACACGGTTCAGAGACATCGTATCCTCAAACATCAACGCCATGCTGGACAAGGCCGAAGACCCGGAAAAACTGATCAAACTCATGATCAGGGAGATGGAAGACACCCTCATTGAACTGAAATCCGCCTGTGCCGGATCCATTGCCAACCAGAAAAAGGTGGAACGCCTTCTGGAGGACACCCGGGACCGGGAGGACTTCTGGAGCCAAAAGGCGGAACTGGCTGTGGGGAAAGGCCGGGACGACCTGGCCCGCCAGGCCCTGGTTGAAAAACGCAGATTTACCCAGAGGGCCGACGCCGTGGATGAAGAGCTCAGCGACCTTTCCGCCATTGTGGAACAATACCGGGATGACATCCAGGAACTGGAGACCAAACTCAAATCCGCCCGGGAAAAACAGCGCCTGCTGGTCCAGCGCCATATCCGGGCCCAGCGCAAAAAAAAGGCCCGGGAAGAGATCCGCCGGGTGGATTCATCGGAGGTCATGCAGAAGTTCGAGGAAATGGAAAATAATATCGAACGCATGGAGGCCGAGGCTGACCTGGTAAACTACGGCAAAAAATCCAGCCTGGAAGAGGCCTTTGAAGACCTGGCCGCCGATGACGATATCGAAAAGGAACTCAGCGCCTTAAAATCCTCCCAATCCCCCAAAGATGATGATACAACCAAAGCATAA